In Candidatus Chlorohelix allophototropha, one DNA window encodes the following:
- a CDS encoding GNAT family N-acetyltransferase, with the protein MLMQDNQFRLINLDQNTEPLEIDGLIERLVALMTRMYDYHASLHQDWQTYEGWQQGSTQWLKRSLASEEWLRVLLFPHDGNTACGYILASFHYEAPLFIQNRFGYIVDLWIDEKFRGRGGAELLLNAAFDWFRHANVSRLQLEVDLRNQIGKRFWHKKGFEDFQIVMRRNLA; encoded by the coding sequence ATGCTTATGCAAGATAACCAGTTCAGGCTTATAAACCTTGACCAGAATACTGAGCCTTTAGAGATAGATGGGTTAATCGAGCGACTTGTGGCTTTGATGACCCGAATGTACGATTACCACGCCTCGCTCCATCAAGACTGGCAAACTTATGAAGGTTGGCAGCAGGGTAGTACGCAATGGCTCAAGCGTTCTCTTGCTTCCGAAGAGTGGTTGAGGGTATTACTTTTCCCGCATGATGGGAATACTGCTTGCGGTTATATACTTGCTAGTTTTCACTACGAAGCACCCCTGTTTATCCAGAATCGTTTTGGCTACATCGTCGATCTATGGATTGATGAAAAGTTTAGAGGTCGCGGTGGCGCAGAACTCTTGCTAAACGCTGCCTTTGACTGGTTTCGTCATGCCAACGTTAGTCGCCTCCAACTTGAGGTTGATTTGCGAAACCAGATTGGTAAGCGTTTCTGGCATAAGAAAGGGTTTGAGGATTTTCAAATAGTGATGCGCCGCAACCTTGCATGA
- a CDS encoding PAS domain-containing sensor histidine kinase: MKKPRLRNNQKQVSEETRNLLDTAITNLVQALGSKASVLVFWDAYREAPSRYSTYGLSPTALKEIQPTLEDLTRRLAERSGSGTEELGALQAEINLQQLNTRIVALPIQSEGRFIAALCLLQPASVHLETTDLTDYPMASSTHQLVKPEEDFISPEIEPGFAVEPAELVTRNARLVKRLVEENQWLQTIFSYSPDGILIVNADCNIIGFNPAFSRLTGWSVDELRGHNCDEALRLSPKGFGEHCRVLCPLKMGLMTASGPAQRHAEVVLITKDAEERAVELSYSVILSPRGDVLGGVIGARDITARKEAEELQNTFLSVVSHELQTPIAIIKGYAGLYADETTEIKPAQVREKMKIIEEESERLSKLVDNLLYASRIQAGGIELERNPIDLERLIRRVAQKMKTVSNQHLIGTDLPEDLPAVLGDYDKIQEVLVNLVENAIKYSPHGGDIIISAEPTNTEVIIRVSDQGIGVPAADRERIFERFSRLDSRYVRERKGAGLGLYICKAIVEAHGGRIWVEAAESGNMGTLGSRFCFSLPREVPAQLPVLFGKI, translated from the coding sequence ATGAAAAAGCCGCGTTTACGCAACAACCAAAAGCAGGTTAGCGAAGAAACCCGCAATCTGTTGGATACTGCAATAACAAATCTGGTGCAAGCGTTGGGCAGCAAAGCCAGCGTGTTGGTCTTTTGGGACGCTTACCGTGAAGCGCCAAGCCGTTATTCCACCTACGGGTTATCACCAACTGCCCTCAAGGAAATTCAACCCACCCTAGAAGATTTAACCCGACGACTAGCAGAGCGTAGTGGCAGCGGAACTGAAGAATTGGGTGCGCTACAGGCTGAGATTAACTTGCAACAGCTTAACACCCGCATTGTGGCATTGCCAATCCAATCTGAAGGTCGTTTCATTGCCGCCCTGTGCCTGTTGCAACCCGCCAGCGTTCACCTCGAAACCACCGATCTAACGGACTACCCAATGGCAAGCTCTACTCATCAGTTGGTCAAGCCGGAGGAAGATTTTATCTCGCCTGAAATCGAACCCGGTTTCGCCGTTGAGCCGGCGGAATTGGTAACGCGCAATGCCCGTTTGGTTAAACGTTTGGTGGAGGAAAACCAATGGTTGCAAACTATCTTCAGTTATAGCCCGGATGGTATCCTGATTGTCAACGCCGACTGTAACATCATCGGGTTTAATCCTGCCTTTTCACGTCTCACCGGATGGTCGGTGGATGAGTTGCGGGGACACAATTGTGATGAGGCATTGCGTCTGAGTCCAAAAGGCTTTGGCGAACATTGTCGAGTATTATGCCCGCTTAAGATGGGACTGATGACAGCCTCCGGTCCGGCGCAACGCCATGCCGAAGTGGTACTGATTACCAAGGATGCGGAGGAACGCGCCGTCGAATTAAGCTACTCGGTGATACTTTCACCGCGAGGCGATGTACTGGGTGGAGTAATCGGGGCGCGCGACATTACGGCACGGAAAGAAGCGGAAGAGTTGCAAAACACCTTTCTTTCGGTGGTAAGCCACGAATTGCAAACCCCTATCGCCATTATCAAGGGCTACGCAGGACTATATGCCGATGAAACTACCGAAATCAAGCCCGCGCAGGTACGCGAGAAAATGAAAATCATCGAAGAAGAGAGCGAGCGTCTGAGCAAGTTGGTGGATAATTTGCTGTACGCATCGCGCATTCAGGCGGGCGGCATCGAACTAGAGCGTAACCCGATTGACCTAGAAAGGCTTATCCGAAGAGTAGCGCAGAAAATGAAAACGGTCAGTAACCAGCATTTAATAGGAACGGATTTGCCGGAAGACCTTCCTGCGGTGCTGGGCGATTACGATAAAATTCAGGAAGTGCTGGTGAATTTGGTGGAGAATGCTATCAAATATAGCCCGCACGGTGGCGACATTATTATCAGCGCAGAACCTACCAATACCGAAGTAATAATTCGGGTTTCGGATCAGGGCATCGGTGTTCCAGCCGCCGATCGTGAGCGTATTTTTGAACGTTTCAGTCGTTTGGACAGCCGCTATGTGCGTGAGCGCAAGGGGGCTGGGCTAGGGCTGTATATTTGCAAAGCAATTGTAGAAGCACATGGCGGACGTATATGGGTGGAAGCAGCAGAGTCGGGCAATATGGGTACGCTCGGCTCACGTTTCTGTTTTTCATTGCCGCGCGAGGTTCCGGCGCAACTCCCGGTATTATTCGGTAAGATATAG
- a CDS encoding response regulator transcription factor, whose protein sequence is MNQTILVVDDEQKLVELLRTILEKENYLVLEAHNGYEAIEKVRSDLPDLVLLDVMMPEMDGFEALKEIRQASNTPVIMLTVQATEADKVRGLELGADDYVAKPFDHRELLSRVKAVMRRAAMPPSISRSDGLIKVDEIFSIDFDKREVIVRGESQKLRPTEYRLLYHMVSNAGRLLSHESLLTKVWGREYRDDEQLLRLYITYLRQKIEQDPSHPKYILNERGLGYRFVDFGEVK, encoded by the coding sequence ATGAATCAGACTATTCTTGTAGTAGATGACGAACAAAAGTTAGTTGAACTGTTGCGAACTATCCTTGAGAAAGAAAATTACCTTGTGCTAGAAGCGCACAACGGCTACGAAGCGATTGAAAAAGTGCGCTCCGATTTGCCAGACCTAGTTTTGCTGGATGTGATGATGCCCGAAATGGACGGTTTTGAAGCGCTGAAAGAAATCCGGCAAGCCAGCAATACGCCCGTTATTATGCTTACGGTACAGGCTACCGAAGCTGATAAGGTGCGCGGGCTGGAATTGGGCGCGGATGATTACGTGGCAAAACCTTTCGACCATCGCGAATTACTGAGCCGGGTTAAGGCAGTAATGCGCCGTGCCGCCATGCCGCCTAGCATCAGCCGCAGTGACGGGCTTATCAAGGTTGATGAAATTTTCAGCATAGACTTTGACAAACGCGAGGTGATTGTACGCGGGGAAAGCCAGAAATTGCGCCCTACCGAATACCGATTGCTCTACCATATGGTCAGTAACGCCGGGCGATTGCTAAGCCATGAGAGCTTGCTAACCAAAGTGTGGGGACGCGAGTATCGCGATGATGAGCAACTCTTACGGCTTTATATTACCTACCTGCGCCAAAAAATCGAGCAAGACCCTTCGCACCCAAAGTATATTCTAAACGAACGTGGGTTAGGGTATCGTTTCGTTGATTTCGGAGAGGTAAAATAA
- a CDS encoding NUDIX hydrolase has translation MTIARRDSEKYSAEKYERPSVTVDVLVFTIVGDELKILLVKRAAWPFENYWALPGGFVQMNESLEQAAIRELREETGVSDVYLEQLYTFGDPGRDPRTRVITVAYIVLITADALELKAGSDAGEAQWFPVKKIPALAFDHQKIVEYGLNRLRSKLEYSNISYGLLSTEFRLSELQKVYEVILDRQLDKRNFRKKILSLGLLEATGEKEISGAHRPAMLYRFNKKEIVFFD, from the coding sequence ATGACAATTGCCCGGAGAGATAGCGAAAAATACAGCGCCGAAAAGTACGAGCGACCTTCTGTAACGGTGGACGTGCTTGTTTTCACGATTGTGGGAGACGAACTAAAAATCCTGCTGGTCAAGCGTGCGGCATGGCCCTTTGAAAATTACTGGGCATTGCCGGGTGGCTTTGTGCAAATGAATGAATCGCTGGAACAAGCCGCCATTCGCGAGTTGCGAGAGGAAACCGGCGTTTCCGATGTCTATCTTGAGCAGCTTTATACTTTTGGCGACCCCGGACGCGACCCCCGCACCCGCGTTATCACCGTCGCGTATATCGTGCTGATTACCGCCGATGCACTGGAACTGAAAGCCGGTTCGGATGCAGGTGAGGCGCAATGGTTTCCGGTTAAGAAGATACCCGCTCTCGCCTTTGACCATCAGAAAATAGTGGAATACGGGCTGAATCGCCTACGCAGTAAGCTTGAATACAGCAATATCTCTTACGGGTTGCTCTCTACCGAGTTTCGCTTGAGCGAATTGCAGAAGGTGTACGAGGTGATTCTGGATAGGCAATTGGACAAGCGCAACTTCCGCAAGAAAATCCTCTCGTTGGGCTTGTTGGAAGCCACCGGCGAAAAGGAGATTTCGGGCGCACACCGTCCCGCCATGCTCTACCGTTTCAACAAGAAAGAAATCGTCTTCTTCGACTAA
- a CDS encoding Fic family protein, translating into MSSYEFIKDLPDNWNELASPDLKRMHKFWLRAKKQFEENNSEELRTFNSQLAREWSIETGIIENIYSINRGITQTLIEKGIQESYIQHGSTDKPAEIIVPILNAQKNALEMAFSFIKNERKLSSSFIKELHAAITQHQDTTITKDVFGTIKEVPLRRGDWKLLPNNPTRSDGTVFFYCPPEHVAAEIDRLLEMHINHQNEGIAPEIEAAWLHHRFAQIHPFQDGNGRVARVLASLVMIRANLFPVIIYREQRSEYIDALEEADSGDLVKLIGLLSQNQMRAARQAIKFVETSVPEPILLEKDEIEVIIKSGVEARRRKKEKVQKELLETSSRLSHLLEEITYQRLVEIAAILNKEFKEFDKDKYRNETYAQVRTTEEPDFPHPGVVINFILDWADYSSKKAYFKCLILEFDDIETIEIGFFFQSIGYEFRGGMCVLGGIWDPGLNILDKFGKQKKIFRDETMLTEDFFNLEILGNEFHFSDLDSENENELVRNYKAWFEENLKEGLRIWHDHI; encoded by the coding sequence ATGTCTTCCTATGAATTTATAAAAGATTTGCCGGATAACTGGAATGAATTAGCTTCGCCAGATCTTAAAAGAATGCATAAATTCTGGCTTCGAGCCAAGAAACAATTTGAAGAAAACAACTCGGAAGAATTACGCACGTTTAACTCGCAACTTGCCCGTGAATGGTCTATTGAAACCGGGATAATCGAGAATATTTATAGTATTAATCGTGGTATTACCCAAACTCTAATCGAAAAAGGCATACAGGAAAGCTATATCCAGCATGGTTCAACCGATAAGCCTGCTGAAATTATTGTTCCAATATTAAACGCCCAAAAGAATGCGCTTGAGATGGCTTTCAGTTTTATTAAAAATGAGCGGAAGTTATCGAGTTCATTCATAAAGGAATTACATGCAGCCATAACGCAACATCAGGATACAACGATAACTAAAGACGTGTTCGGTACAATAAAAGAAGTACCTCTCAGGAGAGGGGATTGGAAACTGCTTCCGAATAATCCTACTCGATCAGATGGCACTGTATTCTTCTACTGCCCTCCAGAGCACGTTGCGGCTGAGATAGACAGGTTATTGGAAATGCACATCAACCACCAAAATGAAGGTATTGCTCCTGAAATTGAAGCAGCATGGCTCCATCACCGTTTTGCTCAAATCCACCCTTTTCAGGACGGCAACGGACGGGTTGCGCGTGTATTGGCATCGCTTGTCATGATTCGCGCTAATCTATTTCCGGTAATTATCTATCGTGAACAACGAAGTGAATATATAGATGCCTTAGAAGAGGCTGATAGTGGTGATCTGGTAAAGCTTATAGGATTGCTCAGCCAGAATCAAATGAGGGCGGCGAGGCAAGCTATTAAATTTGTGGAAACTTCTGTCCCAGAGCCTATCCTTCTGGAAAAAGATGAGATTGAAGTCATAATTAAATCAGGAGTGGAAGCTCGCAGGAGAAAAAAAGAAAAAGTCCAGAAAGAGTTACTAGAAACTTCATCGCGACTATCCCATTTGCTGGAAGAAATTACCTATCAAAGATTAGTTGAGATAGCAGCTATTCTAAATAAAGAATTTAAAGAATTCGATAAAGACAAATATAGGAATGAGACTTATGCACAGGTAAGAACAACTGAGGAGCCAGATTTTCCTCATCCTGGGGTAGTTATAAACTTTATTTTAGATTGGGCAGATTATTCATCAAAAAAAGCTTATTTTAAGTGTTTAATTTTAGAATTTGATGATATTGAAACAATTGAAATAGGTTTCTTCTTCCAATCTATTGGTTATGAATTTAGAGGAGGAATGTGCGTTTTAGGTGGGATTTGGGATCCGGGATTAAATATTTTGGATAAATTTGGCAAACAAAAAAAAATATTTAGAGACGAAACAATGTTAACCGAAGACTTCTTTAATCTAGAAATATTAGGAAACGAATTTCATTTCTCAGATTTAGATTCTGAAAATGAAAATGAGCTAGTACGCAATTATAAGGCTTGGTTTGAAGAAAACCTTAAAGAAGGCTTACGCATTTGGCACGACCATATCTAA
- a CDS encoding acyl-CoA thioesterase — translation MDAFHRILSRRELPEVDLTKGRSIAYSRTTTSRIMEVLDANGHGNVHGGVIMRMVDEAAAIVAIKHSQRPVVTVRVDRFDFLAPAYIGNVLYIYSALDYVGRSSMEVRVEVNTEDLITGEVRHVASSQLIFVALDANGKPTPVPPLEPADDAELAIIERALRRRERAKKIEAELKDL, via the coding sequence ATGGACGCTTTCCACAGAATTTTATCGCGGCGTGAATTGCCCGAAGTGGATTTGACTAAAGGGCGCAGCATTGCCTATTCCCGCACCACCACCAGTCGTATTATGGAAGTGCTGGATGCGAACGGGCATGGCAATGTGCATGGCGGCGTGATTATGCGTATGGTGGACGAGGCGGCAGCGATTGTGGCAATCAAGCACTCCCAACGTCCGGTGGTGACGGTGCGGGTAGATCGCTTTGATTTTCTCGCGCCTGCCTATATCGGCAATGTGCTGTATATCTATTCTGCGCTGGATTATGTGGGGCGTAGCAGTATGGAAGTGCGGGTAGAGGTTAACACCGAGGATTTAATTACAGGTGAGGTGCGGCATGTCGCCAGCAGTCAGCTAATTTTTGTGGCATTGGACGCTAACGGCAAGCCTACCCCTGTACCTCCGCTTGAACCAGCCGATGATGCGGAACTCGCCATTATCGAACGCGCCCTTCGCCGCCGCGAACGCGCCAAAAAAATCGAGGCAGAACTCAAGGATTTGTAG
- a CDS encoding WD40/YVTN/BNR-like repeat-containing protein: protein MVATSGKENETLPLQTPPPPRNRRFGIIVGAVALLCLGILAVVGVLSGSNTSQPKSASPTALVSISATSVVSSNQPSQKICDLLIDPKDPNSLYLATAVGLKKSSDGGKSWQDVGDTLRGVAVLSVAIDSDDAQRSLYAATDGKGLFKSSDSGKSWQNLGLAGRSLVKVIARNNNLLVAANGALNGVYLSSDGGKNWIPPTAGSFPPTSNIIAIALDPNVNQYLYMTTSYAPNEKAEDWSRVKISRDGGVSWNALGDWSENTTTPDPRSTLRVLLAAPGERVFAGDGDRLYRLTPDRKSWVQVGNGLPERGVYAVASDAQRRGVVYAATNSGIYRNSDGTRWVKLTEGDGITLTGNSLGLPSSNLLINPLLLTMVSPTRASDAVYSNSLLFALNRDGKLIRYESKDFGNGQYANIITDGSVIADFSLYGGVNPAARVAAPDSTVTDTTRLYFTETGHYISGGFKNFWERNNGRNIYGLPITEEFSEFDQQQSVRRTVQYYERAKLEFLPNQPPGQEIKVALLGKESQAGKYIVPARFVATTNQLVYFDVTQHTLKGAFKIFWDSNGGLAVFGYPITEEIEEKGADGKTVLVQYFERTKFQIINATVSLAPLGVQVLQARGWLPKS from the coding sequence ATGGTTGCAACTAGCGGGAAAGAAAACGAAACCCTGCCACTCCAAACGCCCCCGCCTCCTAGAAATAGGCGGTTTGGAATTATAGTAGGCGCAGTGGCGTTATTGTGTTTGGGAATTTTGGCGGTGGTAGGTGTTCTGAGTGGCAGTAATACTTCCCAACCCAAAAGCGCCAGTCCTACCGCTTTGGTAAGTATTTCAGCTACGAGCGTTGTTAGCAGTAACCAACCCTCTCAGAAGATTTGCGATTTGCTAATTGATCCCAAAGACCCGAACAGCCTTTATCTGGCTACTGCTGTAGGTTTGAAGAAAAGCAGCGATGGCGGCAAAAGCTGGCAGGATGTGGGCGATACGCTTCGGGGTGTGGCAGTATTGAGCGTAGCAATAGATTCTGATGATGCGCAGCGTTCTTTATATGCTGCAACCGATGGAAAAGGGCTTTTCAAAAGCAGCGATAGCGGCAAAAGCTGGCAAAATTTGGGGCTGGCAGGTCGTTCGCTGGTAAAAGTTATTGCGCGTAACAACAACTTGCTGGTAGCCGCTAACGGCGCTTTGAACGGGGTCTATTTAAGCAGTGATGGCGGCAAAAACTGGATACCGCCGACCGCAGGTAGCTTTCCCCCTACCTCGAATATTATCGCAATTGCGCTCGACCCGAACGTAAACCAATATTTATACATGACGACTTCCTACGCGCCGAATGAAAAAGCGGAAGATTGGAGTCGGGTGAAGATTTCGCGGGATGGTGGGGTTAGCTGGAACGCGCTTGGTGATTGGTCTGAAAACACCACTACTCCTGACCCACGCAGTACGCTGCGAGTTCTGTTGGCAGCGCCCGGTGAAAGAGTGTTTGCCGGGGATGGCGACAGGCTGTACCGCCTTACCCCTGACCGCAAGAGTTGGGTGCAAGTCGGTAACGGGTTGCCTGAGCGTGGGGTTTATGCCGTTGCTTCCGATGCACAAAGGCGCGGGGTGGTTTACGCTGCTACCAATAGTGGCATCTACCGCAACAGCGACGGTACGCGCTGGGTAAAGCTTACCGAGGGCGATGGTATTACGCTAACCGGAAATAGTCTCGGCTTGCCTTCTTCCAACCTTTTGATTAATCCTTTGCTGTTGACTATGGTTTCGCCTACTCGCGCTTCTGATGCCGTTTACAGCAACTCACTACTATTTGCCCTCAACCGTGACGGTAAGTTGATACGCTACGAGAGCAAGGATTTTGGCAACGGGCAATATGCCAATATTATTACCGATGGTTCGGTTATTGCCGACTTTTCGCTGTACGGGGGGGTAAATCCGGCAGCGCGGGTCGCTGCGCCCGATTCGACTGTTACCGATACTACCCGCTTGTACTTTACCGAAACCGGGCATTATATTTCGGGTGGCTTTAAGAATTTCTGGGAGCGCAATAACGGACGCAATATTTACGGCTTGCCTATTACTGAAGAATTTAGTGAGTTCGATCAGCAGCAGAGCGTTCGGCGCACGGTGCAATATTATGAACGCGCCAAGCTGGAATTTCTGCCCAATCAGCCTCCCGGTCAGGAAATCAAGGTGGCGTTGCTAGGCAAAGAGTCGCAAGCCGGGAAGTATATTGTACCTGCTCGCTTTGTAGCTACCACCAACCAGCTTGTTTACTTTGACGTGACTCAGCATACCCTTAAGGGGGCTTTCAAGATTTTTTGGGACAGTAACGGCGGCTTGGCGGTGTTTGGCTACCCTATTACCGAGGAAATCGAGGAGAAGGGCGCAGACGGCAAGACGGTTTTAGTGCAGTATTTCGAGCGCACCAAGTTTCAGATTATTAACGCTACCGTTTCGCTTGCCCCTTTAGGCGTTCAGGTGCTACAGGCGCGGGGCTGGCTCCCCAAATCCTGA
- a CDS encoding c-type cytochrome, whose translation MKRQKSINFLLAGLFCWLLLAACSDEATQTPAPTTTVSNTQAVVNITPIATTGAATATLPLLTQTTATTTTAATTTTTSTTTVAVTTATTPPVSKPTATATVAVTTISVVGSTAAERGKNLFILVGCAACHGPTAQGAYGPKIAATKLSYAEVLMQVRNPRPTTGNSMIPFRQEEVPDSQVADIYAFLQSLN comes from the coding sequence ATGAAAAGACAAAAATCGATTAACTTCTTACTTGCTGGCTTATTTTGCTGGCTGTTATTGGCAGCCTGTAGTGATGAGGCAACTCAAACCCCCGCTCCTACCACTACTGTTTCTAATACTCAAGCTGTTGTCAATATAACTCCTATCGCAACTACTGGGGCTGCCACTGCCACTTTACCTCTTCTGACTCAAACTACAGCAACCACCACAACCGCTGCAACCACAACTACCACATCTACTACCACGGTGGCTGTGACGACCGCCACAACGCCTCCGGTATCCAAACCTACCGCGACTGCTACAGTGGCTGTGACTACTATTTCGGTGGTGGGTAGCACTGCTGCTGAGCGTGGCAAAAATCTATTTATTCTGGTGGGCTGCGCAGCTTGTCACGGACCAACCGCTCAGGGTGCATATGGTCCAAAAATAGCGGCTACAAAATTAAGCTATGCTGAGGTTTTAATGCAAGTGCGCAATCCTAGACCTACCACCGGTAATTCAATGATTCCTTTTCGACAGGAAGAAGTACCCGATTCTCAAGTAGCGGATATTTACGCTTTCCTGCAAAGCCTGAACTAG
- a CDS encoding sensor histidine kinase: MQLLRVVPLSQEATFFKLIALYRCFAMIPPTVALLMAGSTNTDLNYLLYSIAWANTLLQTFYQLFSPLNRNWRTHRRQMLLLVGLELILCAALNGMSGIWSSPFYLYSLAPIFQSAFFYGLRGALLSATTLSVSYAFALTLSIYITEKGGNWLVSVTLLTGFFGSAVLYGYQSVISNQLRKYAATIEQYRANLEEQNRDLEQANRRLEQLGIFSRALQDGNTSAQVEHLAVRYIWQFFGHTSEDNLQLLKNEEAAGLIQTTQESALLFEDSEGRIYRVQIKGKPHLLIPLTYKDERFGALLVTESDTNGNGQEQRKLLSLLSDQLARALGSLRQSQALAIEAERARLAMDMHDVVAQSVFGIAFNLDACLKLYDREPEHVRERLNDLKSNAFDMLGSVRAIINDLWNEQNGDTDFNTLVETFIKKAGRLYPFKIQLQFSGQKLNLEKDVQKGLYRLLQEALSNAAKHSGATQVIVSLRESEQSVELEVTDNGVGFDTGILPQVGRANGGIGLAAMRERLEQLGGTFLLYSSPDAGTRLLAKLPFKVPLATL, translated from the coding sequence ATGCAATTGCTCAGAGTTGTTCCCTTATCGCAAGAAGCTACTTTTTTCAAACTGATAGCGCTGTACCGTTGTTTTGCTATGATTCCGCCAACGGTAGCATTACTAATGGCAGGCTCAACCAACACCGATTTGAATTACTTATTATATAGCATAGCGTGGGCAAATACCCTGCTACAAACCTTCTACCAGTTGTTTTCACCATTGAATCGGAACTGGCGCACCCATCGCAGGCAAATGCTTTTGCTGGTGGGTTTGGAATTAATCCTGTGTGCTGCCTTGAACGGTATGAGCGGTATCTGGTCGAGTCCCTTTTACCTTTATTCACTTGCACCGATCTTCCAAAGCGCCTTTTTCTACGGTTTAAGAGGAGCGTTGCTTAGCGCTACTACGCTCAGTGTGAGCTACGCCTTCGCCCTCACCTTGAGCATCTATATCACGGAAAAAGGGGGGAATTGGCTAGTATCGGTTACACTGCTAACCGGATTTTTTGGCAGCGCAGTGTTATATGGCTACCAATCGGTGATCTCTAACCAACTTCGCAAATATGCTGCCACTATAGAACAATATCGCGCTAATCTAGAAGAGCAAAATCGCGACCTAGAGCAAGCGAATAGGCGATTGGAACAGTTAGGGATTTTCAGCCGCGCGTTGCAAGATGGCAATACATCGGCACAGGTTGAACATCTGGCGGTACGTTATATCTGGCAATTTTTCGGACATACTTCTGAAGATAACCTGCAATTGCTAAAAAACGAGGAAGCCGCCGGTTTAATTCAAACCACGCAAGAATCAGCCTTACTATTTGAAGATAGCGAAGGACGAATATACCGAGTTCAGATAAAGGGAAAGCCGCATTTGCTCATCCCTCTAACCTACAAAGATGAGCGATTCGGGGCATTACTGGTAACAGAGTCCGACACAAACGGTAATGGACAGGAACAAAGAAAATTGCTGAGTTTGTTGTCAGATCAGTTGGCACGTGCCCTCGGTAGCCTGCGCCAAAGCCAAGCGTTGGCAATCGAAGCCGAACGCGCCCGCCTTGCGATGGATATGCATGACGTGGTGGCACAATCGGTTTTCGGCATCGCCTTTAATCTTGATGCCTGCTTGAAATTATACGACCGTGAGCCTGAGCATGTGCGGGAGCGCCTGAACGACCTTAAAAGCAACGCTTTTGACATGCTTGGAAGTGTACGTGCTATAATAAATGATCTGTGGAACGAACAAAACGGCGACACAGATTTCAACACCCTAGTTGAAACCTTTATTAAAAAAGCCGGGAGGCTCTATCCTTTCAAAATCCAATTGCAATTTAGTGGACAAAAGCTGAATCTTGAAAAAGATGTGCAGAAGGGGCTTTATCGCCTGTTGCAGGAAGCGCTCTCCAATGCTGCTAAACATTCTGGAGCAACGCAAGTCATAGTCAGTTTGCGAGAATCTGAGCAGAGCGTAGAATTGGAAGTCACCGATAACGGGGTCGGTTTTGACACCGGAATTTTGCCACAGGTTGGGAGAGCCAACGGTGGCATAGGATTGGCAGCGATGCGTGAACGGCTAGAACAGCTAGGAGGCACTTTCTTGCTTTACTCCTCTCCCGATGCAGGCACTCGGCTTTTAGCAAAATTACCATTTAAAGTGCCTTTAGCCACACTATGA
- a CDS encoding response regulator has translation MNQQTPTETSQTPKIRLLVVDDHQVVRKGLSLVLGLEPDMQVCGEVSDGRTAVEAALHLKPDLILMDYKLPYLNGIEAAKIIKMSLPSCKIMILTGVEVNATIFEALQSGIDGYILKEVSPEELIRAVRQVAAGEGYLHPAVTRKVLNKLSAPATEEMRADEPLSEREKQVLQGVARGQSNREIAEVLIVGEETVRTHLKSAFRKLGVNDRTLAVVVALKKGLIQL, from the coding sequence ATGAATCAACAAACACCAACCGAAACCTCCCAAACTCCTAAAATTCGCCTGTTGGTAGTTGATGACCATCAAGTGGTGCGTAAGGGGTTATCGTTGGTACTAGGGCTTGAGCCGGATATGCAGGTTTGCGGGGAAGTGAGCGATGGCAGAACAGCGGTTGAAGCAGCCTTGCACCTAAAACCCGACCTCATCTTAATGGACTATAAGTTACCCTATCTCAACGGCATTGAGGCAGCTAAAATCATAAAGATGAGCTTGCCTTCCTGCAAGATTATGATCCTCACAGGGGTTGAGGTAAATGCTACCATCTTTGAAGCCCTTCAAAGTGGCATCGACGGTTATATTCTGAAAGAAGTATCACCCGAAGAGTTGATAAGGGCGGTCAGGCAAGTGGCAGCAGGAGAAGGATACCTTCACCCCGCCGTTACCCGCAAAGTATTAAACAAACTCAGCGCCCCGGCAACGGAAGAGATGCGAGCCGATGAGCCTTTAAGTGAACGGGAAAAGCAAGTTTTGCAAGGAGTAGCAAGGGGACAGAGTAACCGCGAAATCGCCGAAGTGTTAATCGTTGGTGAGGAAACGGTGCGAACCCATCTTAAAAGCGCCTTTCGGAAACTAGGAGTTAACGACCGAACATTAGCGGTTGTTGTAGCACTTAAAAAAGGTTTGATTCAACTTTAG